In Caretta caretta isolate rCarCar2 chromosome 20, rCarCar1.hap1, whole genome shotgun sequence, a single window of DNA contains:
- the ODAD3 gene encoding outer dynein arm-docking complex subunit 3 isoform X2 yields the protein MPATLDPAGVKPPVHEQISELQNKIQLLEGDRKAFYESSQWTIKKNRESIVWLRQENKKLHKKLAAILAGEEQIIKEVFRDRAAEKASLKNKSGEGAIEFINHRLCEKINRLNDLKHQVEVRKRRLEELQLQYDSKVREARGFQEVEEGNVEAAKTLRRLENQLEKARLKVEEAEHVTGLYRQLKAHMQEQSLTAQTQLDVLEAEILRLHQELHGLQAMNTDAQATRDTTREQLQLQEDSIYRERYTRDLKLSELKKQVEERRAQNERAERRALRERLPLQTEELLNNAQRNKGTILRARQLLGTVAVEETFEKIKMATGVTNSREVVKRFLAQGETFQQLEQLTTQNEEALVQLREEKEALEAELQALTYSGEARMTGAQRLLEELRTHLRQEETQRDVAKGQLDKVTRVLLVAKAGVEHLARKVQHIRLNGRFAEAPPDEVAGDYVLELLAETEEKLLKVLAELGDQDQRELLQKIAEEEFHANLEGRLPSANVRVKLPVAQKQDMYYDEEDSGDEGDVVTRAALKRQSQQIIEAKTKRRNRPKKKEGKL from the exons ATGCCAGCAACGCTGGACCCTGCCGGGGTGAAGCCCCCAGTCCACGAGCAGATCTCAGAGCTGCAGAATAAGATACAGCTCCTAG AGGGCGACCGGAAAGCTTTCTACGAGAGCTCCCAGTGGACCATCAAGAAGAACAGGGAGTCCATTGTCTGGCTGAGGCAGGAGAACAAAAAGCTGCACAAGAAGTTGGCGGCCATCCTGGCG ggagaggaacaaaTCATAAAAGAGGTGTTCCGGGACCGGGCTGCCGAAAAGGcctcactgaaaaataaaagtggAGAG GGCGCCATCGAGTTCATCAACCACCGCCTCTGCGAGAAGATCAACCGGCTGAACGACCTGAAGCACCAGGTGGAGGTGAGGAAGCGGcggctggaggagctgcagctgcagTACGACTCCAAGGTGCGGGAGGCCCGGGGCTTCCAGGAGGTGGAGGAAGGGAATGTGGAGGCAGCCAAG ACCCTGCGCAGGCTGGAGaaccagctggagaaagcccggctgaaggtggaggaggcagagcaTGTCACCGGCCTGTACCGCCAGCTCAAAGCTCACATGCAG gagcagagcttGACGGCGCAGACCCAGCTGGACGTGCTGGAAGCTGAGATCCTAAGGCTACACCAAGAGCTCCATGGCCTGCAAGCGATGAACACGGATGCACAGGCCACGCGGGATACCACCAGG GAACAGCTCCAGCTCCAAGAAGACAGCATCTACCGGGAGAGGTACACGCGGGACCTGAAGCTGTCGGAGCTGAAGAAgcaggtggaggagaggagggcacAGAATGAGCGGGCGGAGAGACGG GCCCTGCGGGAGCGCCTGCCCCTGCAGACGGAGGAGCTGCTGAACAACGCCCAGCGCAACAAGGGCACCATCCTCCGCGCCAGACAGCTGCTGGGCACAGTGGCGGTGGAGGAGACCTTCGAGAAGATCAAAATGGCCACCGGCGTCACCAACTCCAGG GAGGTGGTGAAACGGTTCCTGGCCCAAGGAGAGACCTTCCAGCAGCTAGAGCAGCTGACGACGCAGAACGAGGAGGCCCTGGTACAGCTgcgggaggagaaggaggcgctgGAGGCCGAGCTGCAGGCCCTCACCTACTCGGGGGAGGCCCGGATGACGGG ggcCCAGCGCCTGCTGGAGGAGCTGCGAACTCACCTGCGCCAGGAGGAGACGCAGCGCGACGTGGCCAAGGGGCAGCTGGACAAGGTGACGCGGGTGCTGCTGGTGGCCAAGGCGGGCGTGGAGCACCTGGCCAGAAAGGTTCAGCACATCCGGCTG AACGGGCGCTTTGCTGAGGCCCCGCCGGACGAGGTCGCCGGCGACTACGTGCTGGAGCTGCTGGCGGAGACAGAGGAGAAGCTGCTCAAGGTGCTGGCCGAGCTGGGCGACCAGGACCAGAGGGAGCTGCTGCAGAAAAtcgcagaggaggag TTCCACGCTAACCTGGAGGGGCGCCTGCCCAGCGCCAACGTCCGGGTGAAGCTGCCTGTCGCCCAGAAGCAGGACATGTACTATg ACGAGGAAGACAGCGGGGACGAGGGCGACGTGGTGACGCGGGCCGCCCTCAAGCGCCAGTCCCAGCAGATCATTGAAGCCAAGACCAAGCGCCGCAACCGCCCCAAGAAGAAGGAGGGGAAGCTGTAG
- the ODAD3 gene encoding outer dynein arm-docking complex subunit 3 isoform X1: MPATLDPAGVKPPVHEQISELQNKIQLLEGDRKAFYESSQWTIKKNRESIVWLRQENKKLHKKLAAILAGEEQIIKEVFRDRAAEKASLKNKSGEGAIEFINHRLCEKINRLNDLKHQVEVRKRRLEELQLQYDSKVREARGFQEVEEGNVEAAKTLRRLENQLEKARLKVEEAEHVTGLYRQLKAHMQEQSLTAQTQLDVLEAEILRLHQELHGLQAMNTDAQATRDTTREQLQLQEDSIYRERYTRDLKLSELKKQVEERRAQNERAERRALRERLPLQTEELLNNAQRNKGTILRARQLLGTVAVEETFEKIKMATGVTNSREVVKRFLAQGETFQQLEQLTTQNEEALVQLREEKEALEAELQALTYSGEARMTGAQRLLEELRTHLRQEETQRDVAKGQLDKVTRVLLVAKAGVEHLARKVQHIRLKNGRFAEAPPDEVAGDYVLELLAETEEKLLKVLAELGDQDQRELLQKIAEEEFHANLEGRLPSANVRVKLPVAQKQDMYYDEEDSGDEGDVVTRAALKRQSQQIIEAKTKRRNRPKKKEGKL; this comes from the exons ATGCCAGCAACGCTGGACCCTGCCGGGGTGAAGCCCCCAGTCCACGAGCAGATCTCAGAGCTGCAGAATAAGATACAGCTCCTAG AGGGCGACCGGAAAGCTTTCTACGAGAGCTCCCAGTGGACCATCAAGAAGAACAGGGAGTCCATTGTCTGGCTGAGGCAGGAGAACAAAAAGCTGCACAAGAAGTTGGCGGCCATCCTGGCG ggagaggaacaaaTCATAAAAGAGGTGTTCCGGGACCGGGCTGCCGAAAAGGcctcactgaaaaataaaagtggAGAG GGCGCCATCGAGTTCATCAACCACCGCCTCTGCGAGAAGATCAACCGGCTGAACGACCTGAAGCACCAGGTGGAGGTGAGGAAGCGGcggctggaggagctgcagctgcagTACGACTCCAAGGTGCGGGAGGCCCGGGGCTTCCAGGAGGTGGAGGAAGGGAATGTGGAGGCAGCCAAG ACCCTGCGCAGGCTGGAGaaccagctggagaaagcccggctgaaggtggaggaggcagagcaTGTCACCGGCCTGTACCGCCAGCTCAAAGCTCACATGCAG gagcagagcttGACGGCGCAGACCCAGCTGGACGTGCTGGAAGCTGAGATCCTAAGGCTACACCAAGAGCTCCATGGCCTGCAAGCGATGAACACGGATGCACAGGCCACGCGGGATACCACCAGG GAACAGCTCCAGCTCCAAGAAGACAGCATCTACCGGGAGAGGTACACGCGGGACCTGAAGCTGTCGGAGCTGAAGAAgcaggtggaggagaggagggcacAGAATGAGCGGGCGGAGAGACGG GCCCTGCGGGAGCGCCTGCCCCTGCAGACGGAGGAGCTGCTGAACAACGCCCAGCGCAACAAGGGCACCATCCTCCGCGCCAGACAGCTGCTGGGCACAGTGGCGGTGGAGGAGACCTTCGAGAAGATCAAAATGGCCACCGGCGTCACCAACTCCAGG GAGGTGGTGAAACGGTTCCTGGCCCAAGGAGAGACCTTCCAGCAGCTAGAGCAGCTGACGACGCAGAACGAGGAGGCCCTGGTACAGCTgcgggaggagaaggaggcgctgGAGGCCGAGCTGCAGGCCCTCACCTACTCGGGGGAGGCCCGGATGACGGG ggcCCAGCGCCTGCTGGAGGAGCTGCGAACTCACCTGCGCCAGGAGGAGACGCAGCGCGACGTGGCCAAGGGGCAGCTGGACAAGGTGACGCGGGTGCTGCTGGTGGCCAAGGCGGGCGTGGAGCACCTGGCCAGAAAGGTTCAGCACATCCGGCTG AAGAACGGGCGCTTTGCTGAGGCCCCGCCGGACGAGGTCGCCGGCGACTACGTGCTGGAGCTGCTGGCGGAGACAGAGGAGAAGCTGCTCAAGGTGCTGGCCGAGCTGGGCGACCAGGACCAGAGGGAGCTGCTGCAGAAAAtcgcagaggaggag TTCCACGCTAACCTGGAGGGGCGCCTGCCCAGCGCCAACGTCCGGGTGAAGCTGCCTGTCGCCCAGAAGCAGGACATGTACTATg ACGAGGAAGACAGCGGGGACGAGGGCGACGTGGTGACGCGGGCCGCCCTCAAGCGCCAGTCCCAGCAGATCATTGAAGCCAAGACCAAGCGCCGCAACCGCCCCAAGAAGAAGGAGGGGAAGCTGTAG